The Cotesia glomerata isolate CgM1 linkage group LG9, MPM_Cglom_v2.3, whole genome shotgun sequence region attaataatctacactgaaaaaaaaaatacttttattcaattaacaattttttagatcagatattctattattattaattattaattaataaattaattattaattaataaattaattattaattaataaattaattattaattaataaattaattattaattaataaattaattattaattaataaattaattattaattaataaattaattattaattaataaattaattattattaattattagagcatcaatatttatctttggataatagataaacaagagaatagctttatttaaattaagtaaaaattatttcaatcaatttaacaagttcttgagctaagaatatatattcttgaaaattgtcaagaacatgaattcttgtatcaagaaaattttcttaataaaagtatttttttttctcagtgtaaatTATGAGCAATTAGAATATTTGGTatgagaaaatataaaaatatattcgaAGATATTTTTgccatgaaaaaatatttctagaATACAATATTGCATAAGAAATTATTGATGAGAAATTTTGTCGtgggtaattaatttatcattaattatctacgactttgtttataattaaaaatataactattatagttttatttatttaataaattattgtagcTTTCTGGATTGCTCACAAAGCTTGTAAATATGTGTTTGATGACATGGATGGCTTGCATAAAGCTCCGCACTCTACAGCATTTATTTGGACGGCTATGAAAACatttttccatgtaaataGTCTCAACGAAATGCTTCCACATTTATAttctaattttgataaaagtaaatttgcaATGTTTACAAAAGAAATTGTTGCGGGATGCGAAAAAAAAGATCCACTTTGCGAAACTTTGTTTACTCAAACTGGACAATATCTTGCACGATATGTCAATACGTTGGTCGCCAAAGCTcacaatgtaatttttttttaatatttttaagatatttatcactcaaaaaataattcataatttatttatttttttaccagGATGTAAAGACAGCCCCGGGAGGCTTAAAGGTCATCTGCGTTGGGTCAGTTTGGAAGTCGTGGAATTTTATGGAAAAAGGTTTTACGAAAGAGATCCAAGAAGGACGGTTGGTTGATGAATTGACTTTATTACGATTAAAAGCACCTTCGGCGATTGGTGCTTGTTACGTTGCAGGAGaaaaaatatcttgtgaaagtCTTGTTAAGACACATGATAAAAATTCCGAggcattttttcattttaaacgAGGCACTGAACCGAAGAACGGAACGCCTGTTGTGGCTATTGACAATATTTACGAGGCTATCAGTGTTGCTGcgtcataaaatttatttttataaaactatatAGAATAATATGTAAACCATTAAGTGCAATTAAGCTAAGATTAAGATATTAATTTACGATGTATTACAtcgaacaataataattttatagatagcaatattacattttatatacagaaaaaaaaaatttatttgaatcaagtaaataattttaaaaaatttcatcttggtttaagtcaaaaaattcttaaactaaactagcgaccttgcagtcactatgtgcataaataaatacaattttgctttattaatagcaaaattaataatggcttttgttaaattgcactgtacttttttaactattggcgtttttaaaagtataagctcatcacgatgttacactcatcaagagctttcatttcaGTATCCacttgtatttttgatatatttttcatatttacatatatatatataatatacataaatatataaaatatatgaaaaattgatgtgggtactcatatgaaaggtctcaatgagtgtaactccaggatgagcttatatcgttaaaaatatcgtcagtggacaaaatacaacgtcattgctttattattcacattttttaagatataaactcatcctaatgttacaTTCATGAAGAGctctcatttgagtacccacatgcattttcatatatttttcatatatacatatgtataatatatataaatatatgaaaaatcgatgtgggtactcaaataaaaggtctcgatgagtgtaacatcgggatgagcttatatctttaaaaatgtcaatagttcacaagatacaaggtcgtttcttaattattgacattttttaagatataagcttatcctgatgttacgttcatcaagagctttcgtttgagtaccaacatgcattttgatatatttttcatatatacatatatataatatatataaatatttaaaatatatgaaaaattgatgtgggtactcaaatgaaaggtcttgatgagcctaactccaggatgagcttatatcgttaaaaaatcatcagtggacaaaatacaacgtcattgctttattatttatatttcttaagatataagctcatcccgatgttacattgaTCAAgggcttttatttgagtacccactttcatttttgatatatttttcatacatacatatatatataatatatataaatatatgaaaaattgatgcgggtactcaaatgaaaggtcttgatgagtgtaacatcgggatgagcttatatctttaaaaatgtcaatagttcacaagatacatggtcatttcttaattatgtatctagagatagagaattttcgaatgcagcttaatgatatgaaacctttcaaatgcacaaattcaaatcaagacatTTGCAAAgccactaaatttcactaaaaaaaccgatttcatTATATGACTaccctggacacaaaatttttcttattctcttaataatatagataatttttcttgatttaagtaaattttacttgattcgtaccatgaaactcttcaaaattactttcttggtttaaaaatttttctcttgattcaaattaatttttttttcagtgtagcaTTTGAtacattactattatttaaatactaagataAACTCAAACGttcgttatttaaaaaagtatttttaaaaattttttctatgagAAAAGATCTTTGAAAGTCAAAGATGTTGACGAAAAATTCAACTAAATAACTACGTATTAATACCGGCTCTTTTAAAATGTTCTACCTGTCAACAAACACGATGACGCAATTATATATTGCGTGAATATGGGAACAAATAAAatgaacataaaatttgacagtctaataaaaatgattttataaatttttttaatccgaAAAAATGGGTATAACTACCATCTTGGGATGGATTTGGCATTGTTTCTCGTGGACTCTTGttaaaatctttaatttaGCTGGATACATAATTGCATTTTCtctatttacaattttatttttcttcgtATTACCAATGCTTATTTTTCTGGCTCTATGGAAACTTGGACTTCTTTGGGATACTAACAGTcagtaatattatttataattatcaaaaaaaaaaaacaaaaaaaaaaaattatttccacttattgttataattttaacaggcGTTCCGAGTGGTAGTGAAAGGCGAAATTGATCTTCAATGTTTTCACTTCTTGATTACCTTGTACTCAAGGTAATCCAACAGGCTACAAagaagtaaattaaaaaaaaaattattcgtattttatatttaaaaaatatatgtatttttgtacACGGtatcacaattatttttttgagtaaaaataattcaatccataactgaaaaatttcactattttttCTCTCCCAGCTTTAGtactcgtaaaaaaaattattcttttacaTTGAGTAGTTAATACAGTAATATCagtaacaataatgataaaataaaaattatttttatctacaaTACATTCTCTTTGATTAT contains the following coding sequences:
- the LOC123271374 gene encoding N-acetyl-D-glucosamine kinase, encoding MKDKENKSSDFSCKMPEESASSRDEIIIGGIEGGGTHSSLIIMDGNGNQLTHIKGPGTNHWGLGMKETATRINNMILRAKETLNIPESRLLDCVGLCLSGCEEEETNCKLIETLTKEFPYASKDYVIGSDTMGSLKTGSDCGGIVLIAGTGSNSLLINSDNTTHGCGGWGHMIGDEGGAFWIAHKACKYVFDDMDGLHKAPHSTAFIWTAMKTFFHVNSLNEMLPHLYSNFDKSKFAMFTKEIVAGCEKKDPLCETLFTQTGQYLARYVNTLVAKAHNDVKTAPGGLKVICVGSVWKSWNFMEKGFTKEIQEGRLVDELTLLRLKAPSAIGACYVAGEKISCESLVKTHDKNSEAFFHFKRGTEPKNGTPVVAIDNIYEAISVAAS